One part of the Mariniflexile litorale genome encodes these proteins:
- a CDS encoding polysaccharide lyase 6 family protein produces MFSRKSLIIVGLIFCCLISCNTKKNNEGLVTNISEFNEAVSKAKPGTTITLANGVWHNTELIFEGKGTKENPITLTVENKGQVTLEGASNLKIAGEYLVVESLVFKNGFTPTNEVISFRKNENELANYSRLTECVIDNFSNPQRDEQDYWIAIYGKNNRIDHNHISGKRNLGVTLIVGLDTEASRENYHQIDHNYFGPRPTFGNNGGETLRIGTSHHALENSNTLVESNYFDRCNGEHEIISNKSCKNTFKYNTFFECTGTLTMRHGNETMVDGNMFIGNGKPSTGGVRVINEKQTVINNYHIGLTGYRFRGAFVMMNGVPNSPPNRYVQVTDAVVKNNTFINCDNIQLCAGSDAERSAPPINSEIADNIFYHESKSNLFTVYDDISGVTFKDNISGLNIETGISNGFGKADIKLVKNEAGYLIPESNGIPYKVVISSRIATKENTGISWYSKSDNNMALNSGTTIKVNPGLNTLFDVVQNSEAGDIIELSSGTSYYLTKTINIKHPLSFTTGGNENAVIFFEKMAAFEIQNNGSLSLEGLTFDGAKSPDYAGNSVIRTSKNSMINNYKLFISNCSFKNLIVNHSFDVVKVSKNTFADTLSIQNSTFNNITGHIIALDKETDDIGAYNAEYVILKNNVFKDVQGAALRLYRGGTDESTFGPFLELQHNVFDNVGHGKRNKYNASVSLYGVQENDISNNIFVNSKAINMYLVVGEPIVNVLSNNLFNSDNLVVTGEQKYTVKDLWNLNPEFIEGTYQLHDKSPLKGKGSDGLDLGLISKK; encoded by the coding sequence ATGTTTTCTCGAAAATCACTGATAATAGTAGGACTTATTTTTTGTTGTTTAATTTCATGTAATACCAAGAAAAATAACGAAGGTTTAGTTACAAATATTTCAGAATTCAACGAAGCGGTATCAAAAGCAAAACCCGGGACAACAATAACTTTAGCCAATGGTGTATGGCATAATACTGAATTAATTTTTGAAGGTAAAGGAACTAAAGAAAATCCAATTACACTTACAGTTGAAAATAAAGGACAAGTAACTTTAGAAGGTGCTTCGAACTTAAAAATAGCAGGGGAGTATTTAGTAGTTGAAAGTTTAGTTTTTAAAAACGGATTTACACCTACTAACGAAGTTATCTCTTTCAGGAAGAATGAGAATGAATTGGCAAACTATAGCCGCTTAACAGAATGTGTGATTGATAATTTTAGCAATCCGCAACGTGACGAACAAGATTATTGGATAGCTATTTATGGAAAAAACAATAGAATAGATCATAACCATATTTCAGGAAAAAGAAACTTAGGAGTGACCCTGATTGTTGGTTTAGATACCGAAGCGAGTAGAGAAAATTACCATCAAATAGACCATAATTATTTTGGACCACGACCCACTTTTGGAAATAATGGGGGTGAAACACTAAGAATTGGCACGAGCCACCATGCTTTAGAGAATTCCAATACGTTAGTGGAATCAAATTACTTTGATAGATGTAATGGCGAGCATGAAATTATTTCAAACAAATCCTGTAAAAACACCTTTAAATATAATACGTTTTTTGAATGTACAGGAACTTTAACCATGCGTCATGGTAATGAAACTATGGTAGATGGTAACATGTTTATCGGAAACGGAAAACCAAGCACTGGAGGAGTACGGGTAATAAACGAGAAACAAACAGTTATAAATAATTATCACATAGGATTAACAGGATACCGCTTTAGAGGGGCGTTTGTTATGATGAATGGAGTGCCAAACTCCCCCCCAAACCGTTATGTACAAGTTACAGATGCCGTTGTAAAAAATAATACCTTCATTAATTGCGATAATATTCAATTATGTGCTGGAAGTGATGCTGAACGAAGTGCCCCACCTATTAATTCTGAAATAGCTGATAATATTTTTTATCACGAATCAAAATCTAATTTATTTACAGTTTATGATGATATAAGTGGAGTTACTTTTAAAGATAACATTTCAGGCTTAAATATTGAAACAGGTATTTCTAACGGTTTTGGAAAAGCAGATATCAAATTAGTAAAAAATGAAGCCGGATATTTAATCCCAGAATCTAATGGTATACCATATAAAGTAGTTATTAGCTCTCGTATTGCTACTAAAGAAAATACAGGAATAAGCTGGTATTCTAAATCAGATAATAACATGGCTTTAAATTCTGGAACAACTATTAAAGTAAATCCAGGATTAAACACTTTGTTCGATGTGGTTCAAAATTCAGAAGCAGGTGATATTATTGAACTTTCATCAGGTACATCATATTATTTAACCAAAACAATCAATATAAAGCATCCATTGTCATTTACAACTGGGGGAAATGAAAATGCAGTTATTTTCTTTGAAAAAATGGCCGCTTTTGAAATACAAAATAACGGGAGTCTGTCTTTAGAAGGTTTAACCTTCGATGGAGCCAAATCTCCTGATTATGCAGGGAATTCTGTTATCAGAACAAGTAAGAACTCTATGATTAATAACTACAAATTGTTTATTAGCAATTGTAGTTTTAAAAACTTAATAGTGAACCATTCGTTTGATGTGGTTAAAGTATCTAAAAATACTTTTGCAGACACTTTAAGTATTCAAAATTCAACATTCAATAATATTACAGGGCATATTATAGCCTTGGATAAGGAAACTGATGATATTGGGGCCTACAATGCCGAATATGTTATCTTGAAAAATAATGTTTTCAAAGATGTTCAAGGTGCCGCTTTAAGACTTTATAGAGGAGGTACAGACGAAAGTACTTTTGGACCATTTTTAGAATTACAACATAATGTGTTTGATAATGTTGGACATGGAAAACGAAATAAATATAATGCGTCTGTTTCGTTATATGGGGTTCAGGAAAATGATATTTCAAACAATATTTTCGTCAATTCGAAAGCCATAAATATGTATTTGGTAGTTGGAGAGCCTATCGTTAACGTCTTAAGCAATAATCTGTTTAATTCGGATAACCTTGTTGTTACAGGCGAGCAAAAATATACTGTTAAGGATTTATGGAATTTAAATCCTGAATTTATAGAAGGTACTTATCAATTGCATGATAAATCACCTTTAAAAGGTAAGGGATCAGATGGTTTGGACCTTGGTTTAATTTCTAAAAAATAA
- the gndA gene encoding NADP-dependent phosphogluconate dehydrogenase, whose translation MNLNKVIFIMGVSGVGKSTIGALLSAELNIPYFDGDDFHSEENISKMSNGMALNDEDRQGWLKILNNLAKEQIKTTGCIIVCSALKQKYRDILNQDIIEKTNWVYLKGSFQQIKERMESRSGHFMSPQLLVSQFETLEAPKNAIDIDISLTPLEIINTLKNTLVEKSEFGLFGLGVMGKSLARNLASKGFKLSMFNRHVAGAEEDVAINFKNEFEELATSKAFDDLEFFVNSLQTPRKMMLMVNAGKIIDSVIEDLLPYLSEGDILIDGGNSNYKNTKERCDYLKSKNIYFIGAGISGGEEGALKGPSIMPGGNKEIYKQVQPFLEVIAAKDMNNLPCCTYIGEEGSGHFVKMVHNGIEYVEMQLLAEVSTILKTLGNNPDQIAAILESWKPSVNSYLLEITIDIFRKKEENDWLVNKIMDKAGNKGTGNWTTITTAELGVPSTLIASALFARYTSFYKEERVVANKNFGGNRNLKPSLTGDEILKAYQFSRIINHYQGLKLIFDAAKSYQWDLNLSEIARIWTNGCIIKSDLMFDLVDILREAHNILTNQKIVHTLTELKPSVNKVVSECVLAEIPISCLSESVNFLNMYSTANSSANIIQAQRDYFGAHTYQRIDDDSGKFHHSIWK comes from the coding sequence ATGAATTTAAACAAGGTCATATTTATAATGGGAGTTTCAGGTGTTGGAAAAAGTACTATTGGTGCATTACTTTCTGCCGAATTGAATATACCATATTTTGATGGAGACGATTTTCATTCAGAAGAGAATATTTCAAAAATGTCTAACGGAATGGCCTTAAATGATGAGGATCGGCAAGGTTGGCTAAAAATATTAAATAACCTTGCGAAAGAGCAAATTAAAACGACTGGCTGTATTATAGTGTGTTCTGCCTTAAAGCAAAAATATCGCGATATTCTAAATCAAGATATTATAGAGAAAACAAATTGGGTTTATTTAAAGGGAAGTTTCCAGCAAATTAAAGAACGCATGGAATCGCGCTCAGGTCATTTCATGTCGCCGCAATTACTCGTTTCTCAATTTGAAACTTTAGAAGCACCTAAAAATGCTATTGATATAGATATAAGTTTAACCCCTTTAGAAATTATAAATACATTGAAAAACACATTGGTAGAAAAGTCTGAATTCGGATTATTTGGATTGGGAGTTATGGGAAAAAGTTTAGCTAGAAATTTAGCTAGTAAGGGATTCAAACTCTCTATGTTTAACAGACATGTTGCAGGCGCAGAAGAAGATGTTGCAATTAATTTTAAAAATGAGTTTGAAGAATTAGCAACATCAAAAGCCTTTGATGATTTAGAGTTTTTTGTAAACTCGTTGCAAACTCCTCGGAAAATGATGCTCATGGTAAATGCTGGAAAAATAATAGATAGCGTTATTGAAGATCTATTACCATATTTATCCGAAGGTGATATTTTAATTGATGGAGGCAATTCCAATTATAAAAACACCAAAGAACGTTGTGATTATTTAAAATCTAAAAACATCTATTTTATAGGTGCTGGCATATCGGGAGGTGAGGAAGGCGCCTTAAAAGGACCCTCTATTATGCCTGGAGGGAATAAAGAAATTTACAAACAAGTACAGCCATTTTTAGAAGTCATTGCAGCTAAAGACATGAATAATTTACCCTGTTGTACTTATATTGGAGAAGAAGGTAGCGGACATTTTGTAAAAATGGTACACAATGGTATCGAGTATGTTGAAATGCAATTATTAGCAGAAGTTTCAACCATTTTAAAAACCTTGGGAAATAATCCAGATCAAATAGCTGCTATTTTAGAATCATGGAAACCAAGCGTTAATAGTTATCTGCTGGAAATTACTATTGATATTTTTAGAAAGAAAGAAGAAAACGACTGGCTAGTTAATAAAATAATGGACAAAGCAGGTAATAAAGGCACCGGAAACTGGACGACCATTACTACTGCAGAATTGGGTGTTCCGAGTACTTTAATCGCATCGGCTTTGTTTGCACGTTATACTTCATTTTATAAAGAAGAAAGAGTAGTTGCTAATAAAAATTTTGGAGGAAATAGAAACCTCAAACCATCATTAACTGGTGATGAAATTTTAAAAGCGTACCAATTTTCTAGAATTATTAACCATTACCAAGGATTAAAATTGATTTTTGATGCGGCAAAATCGTATCAATGGGATTTAAATTTAAGTGAGATAGCGCGTATCTGGACCAATGGGTGCATCATTAAATCTGATTTAATGTTCGACTTGGTGGATATTTTAAGAGAAGCTCACAATATTCTTACAAACCAAAAAATTGTTCACACATTAACTGAGTTGAAACCATCCGTAAACAAGGTGGTTTCAGAATGTGTTTTAGCAGAAATACCGATTTCATGTTTAAGTGAGTCTGTGAATTTTCTAAACATGTATTCAACTGCAAATTCTTCTGCAAATATCATTCAAGCTCAACGTGATTATTTTGGTGCTCATACATACCAAAGAATAGATGACGATTCAGGAAAATTCCATCACAGCATTTGGAAATAA
- a CDS encoding heparinase II/III family protein, which produces MNWLKNVLIIICFICFQITNAQTILSNEVIETNKLAKLLKSDVQQSLGGITTISKGRLAQYFREKFSERYFYNWKQFNTRFEAYKSIYPNAEIAHTENALDHLSKFADATTWKLPFDYQNGAPVNAYALRHLARQHKMLDIAFYYNYQNKNADYLNYFKTQLKSLNTALLAHDYETIEDGNGVYEAFRSGYRILNWLEIHNMFLGENGYSDEDQLVTIATLLQHGAHLYETNEAFVPGNHQTRGMSALAMLSILFRDFKGTNKWYERAMNQLEAHLNKEINEDGFQFERSVHYHMSDIDNYYYVYQLAKNSQINVSDFWESKLKSLFTTLTKIAYPDKSAPVFSDDTSPPWSEKNDIAGALTLGYLLFEDPEMGYFANNHVDQKIFWYVSDSQLKMLNNIESKTPHFKSVIFPTTGYYIMREGWKNHDKVMVISNGLDKDKPDHQHGDMLGVQAMANGQVILPNYQVRYSLKDLEFFKNSMVKNVALVDNELQGKQYTSNQGGSGFGKFKELPQPKTIAWNSTENLDVYIGSHDGFENINVKYTRQVIYLKDDFWIVKDNFKSDKPHTYKQIWQGHYSLETAPNLLRSTFNDGSGSDIYQLMGVDSVVTSGARGKEWAIVSKRNKTDFNFITVIFPFAKYDSRIDEEKNDPELKGWKLNNSKWKTESNQATSLTKGDCTVFFSVKKIELSKLKITFSEAADVFVKRDDNTLTIQSLNTKSLQLEVLGVKEKGKASLIPGNQLIFTLKL; this is translated from the coding sequence ATGAATTGGCTAAAAAACGTTCTGATTATTATCTGTTTCATTTGTTTCCAAATAACGAATGCTCAAACGATTCTTTCAAATGAAGTTATTGAAACAAATAAACTTGCAAAGTTATTAAAATCCGATGTGCAACAATCTTTAGGAGGTATTACTACTATTTCAAAAGGCAGATTAGCACAATATTTTCGTGAGAAATTTTCTGAACGTTATTTTTATAATTGGAAGCAGTTTAATACGCGATTTGAAGCATACAAATCCATTTACCCAAATGCAGAAATTGCACATACAGAAAATGCCTTAGATCACCTTTCAAAATTTGCTGATGCTACAACATGGAAATTACCATTTGATTATCAAAATGGAGCACCTGTTAATGCTTATGCACTACGCCATTTGGCACGTCAACATAAAATGTTAGACATTGCTTTTTATTACAACTATCAAAATAAAAACGCAGACTATTTAAACTATTTCAAAACCCAATTAAAATCATTAAACACGGCTTTATTGGCTCATGATTATGAAACCATTGAAGACGGTAATGGGGTTTATGAAGCGTTTAGGTCGGGATATCGTATTTTAAACTGGCTAGAAATTCATAATATGTTTTTGGGTGAAAATGGTTATTCTGATGAAGACCAGTTAGTAACCATCGCTACTTTATTACAACACGGAGCACATTTGTATGAGACGAATGAGGCGTTTGTGCCTGGTAACCATCAAACAAGAGGCATGTCGGCATTGGCCATGCTTTCCATTCTGTTTAGAGATTTTAAAGGGACGAACAAATGGTATGAACGTGCCATGAACCAATTGGAAGCGCATTTAAATAAAGAAATAAATGAAGATGGGTTTCAGTTTGAACGTTCAGTACATTACCACATGAGCGACATTGATAATTATTACTATGTATATCAACTAGCAAAAAATAGTCAGATAAACGTGAGTGATTTCTGGGAAAGCAAGTTGAAATCATTATTTACAACCTTAACAAAAATTGCTTATCCAGATAAATCGGCTCCCGTATTCTCAGATGACACATCGCCGCCCTGGTCTGAAAAAAATGATATAGCAGGTGCATTAACATTAGGGTATTTGTTATTTGAAGATCCTGAAATGGGCTATTTTGCTAATAACCATGTAGACCAAAAAATATTTTGGTATGTAAGCGATTCACAATTAAAAATGCTAAATAATATTGAATCGAAAACTCCACATTTTAAATCGGTTATATTTCCAACAACAGGATATTACATTATGAGGGAAGGTTGGAAAAACCATGACAAAGTGATGGTTATTTCTAACGGATTGGATAAGGACAAACCAGACCATCAACATGGCGACATGTTGGGTGTGCAGGCTATGGCAAATGGGCAGGTTATTTTGCCTAATTATCAGGTTCGGTATTCGCTTAAAGATTTAGAATTCTTTAAAAACTCCATGGTTAAAAATGTGGCTTTGGTTGATAATGAGTTACAAGGAAAACAGTACACATCAAATCAAGGCGGTAGTGGTTTTGGTAAGTTTAAAGAATTACCCCAACCAAAAACGATTGCATGGAACAGTACTGAAAATTTAGATGTTTATATAGGAAGTCATGATGGTTTTGAAAACATAAATGTAAAATACACAAGGCAAGTTATTTATTTAAAAGACGATTTTTGGATTGTAAAAGATAATTTTAAATCTGATAAACCGCACACTTACAAGCAAATTTGGCAAGGACATTACAGTTTAGAAACAGCGCCAAATTTATTGCGTTCTACTTTTAATGATGGTTCTGGTAGTGATATTTATCAATTAATGGGTGTAGATTCTGTAGTTACTTCTGGTGCCAGAGGAAAGGAATGGGCAATAGTTTCAAAAAGGAATAAAACTGATTTCAACTTTATAACGGTTATTTTTCCTTTTGCTAAATATGATAGTAGGATTGATGAAGAAAAAAACGATCCTGAATTAAAAGGATGGAAATTAAATAATTCCAAATGGAAAACTGAAAGTAATCAAGCAACATCGTTAACCAAAGGAGATTGTACTGTATTCTTTTCAGTAAAAAAAATAGAATTAAGTAAGCTTAAAATAACGTTTTCAGAAGCAGCAGATGTGTTTGTAAAACGAGATGATAATACACTAACCATTCAATCTTTAAACACGAAATCATTACAGTTAGAGGTTTTAGGTGTGAAGGAGAAAGGTAAAGCCTCTTTAATTCCAGGAAACCAGTTAATTTTTACATTAAAACTATAG
- a CDS encoding cupin domain-containing protein, which produces MKTFGASKEFLMGDEIQWETVGAGVQRKIMGYDDKIMLVDVNFAEGGVGTMHEHYHSQVTYVVSGEFELTIGDKTKLMKAGDAFYIPPHVMHGAICKKAGKLIDVFSPIREDFMQ; this is translated from the coding sequence ATGAAAACTTTTGGAGCAAGTAAAGAATTTTTAATGGGAGACGAGATTCAATGGGAAACTGTTGGAGCTGGTGTTCAAAGAAAAATAATGGGATATGATGACAAAATCATGCTAGTAGATGTGAATTTTGCTGAAGGTGGTGTAGGAACAATGCATGAACATTACCATTCGCAAGTTACGTATGTAGTAAGCGGCGAATTTGAGCTTACTATAGGTGATAAAACAAAACTTATGAAAGCAGGTGATGCCTTTTATATACCACCACATGTTATGCATGGTGCCATTTGCAAAAAAGCAGGAAAATTAATTGATGTTTTTAGTCCAATAAGGGAAGATTTTATGCAGTAA
- a CDS encoding alginate lyase family protein produces the protein MFLKNKIQLVLVILIFTVISSKAQTSPISNVKKSNKQEHPSLILTKVGVEKIKAQLGTVPLFDETLAKVKAEVDTEISNGIEVPIPKDFSGGYTHERHKKNFLILQKAGVLYQILDDETYAKYVKDMLLEYARIYPTLPVHPQTRSYARGKLFWQCLNDSNWLVYVSQAYDCVYNYLSKKEREHLEKDLFKPFANFISVGNPQFFNRVHNHSTWGNVAVGMIALVMEDDKLLETALYGLKTDNIDPNAKDNDGGFIKKKGQKVGFLANLEEPFSPDGYYTEGPYYQRYAMYPFLVFAEALQNVKPELKIFEYKKGVLLKSINTLLNLTDADGHFFPLNDGQKGMSYYSRELVSAVDIGYYFGGNKTDLLSIAKDQGEVLLDDTGLSVALGIRDGLETPFIKKSIDLSDGKNGDEGGVAILRANSTKRELSLVMKYSAQGLSHGHYDKLSFSLYEGGNEVIQDYGMTRFVNIQQKGGGNYLKENTTWAKQTIAHNTINQDETSHFGGEFETGSLHHSEKYVFDVSNPNLQIISAKEENAYPGTKMHRTMVLIKEASFENPYLLDIIKINAEHEHQYDLPYYYLGQLMTTNFDYIIPETLKPLGTKNGYQHLWNEAEGKSETSNAKVSWFNKQRFYTLTSLVSNEDDLILVRTGANDPDFNLRRDPGFIIRKKNNKDTYFISLIESHGHYDPVSEIATNAFSNILNLNMIFSNDEYLVISIETKNEQKSLFLFSIKDNLKTSKHQIKTQDKTYEWVGAYQLIKNY, from the coding sequence ATGTTTTTAAAAAATAAGATACAACTGGTTTTAGTTATTTTAATATTCACTGTGATTTCTAGCAAAGCACAAACAAGTCCAATTTCTAACGTAAAAAAATCAAACAAACAAGAACATCCAAGCTTAATATTAACAAAAGTAGGTGTTGAAAAAATAAAAGCTCAATTAGGTACGGTACCTCTGTTCGATGAAACTTTAGCCAAAGTAAAAGCCGAAGTAGATACTGAGATTTCAAATGGTATTGAAGTACCTATTCCAAAAGATTTTTCTGGTGGTTATACACATGAACGACACAAAAAAAACTTTCTAATATTGCAAAAGGCAGGTGTTTTATATCAGATTTTAGATGATGAAACTTATGCTAAATACGTAAAGGATATGCTTTTGGAATATGCTAGAATCTATCCAACACTTCCTGTGCACCCACAAACAAGATCGTATGCACGAGGCAAATTATTTTGGCAATGCTTAAACGATTCTAACTGGTTAGTATATGTGAGTCAAGCTTATGATTGTGTATATAATTATTTAAGCAAAAAAGAACGCGAACATTTAGAAAAAGACCTTTTTAAACCTTTTGCAAATTTTATTTCAGTTGGAAACCCACAGTTTTTTAACCGTGTGCATAACCACAGTACTTGGGGAAATGTAGCAGTTGGCATGATTGCATTGGTTATGGAGGATGATAAGTTATTAGAAACCGCTTTATATGGATTAAAAACAGATAATATAGATCCTAATGCCAAAGATAATGATGGTGGTTTCATAAAAAAGAAGGGTCAAAAAGTGGGATTTCTAGCCAATTTAGAAGAACCTTTTTCACCAGACGGCTATTATACAGAAGGCCCATATTACCAACGCTATGCTATGTATCCATTTTTGGTTTTTGCTGAAGCCTTACAAAATGTAAAACCAGAACTTAAAATTTTTGAATATAAAAAAGGCGTACTACTAAAATCGATAAATACTCTATTGAACTTAACGGATGCCGATGGTCATTTTTTCCCATTAAATGATGGGCAAAAAGGAATGTCATATTATTCTAGAGAATTAGTTTCGGCGGTAGATATTGGCTACTATTTTGGAGGCAATAAAACAGATCTATTATCCATTGCGAAAGATCAAGGCGAAGTGTTGTTAGATGATACAGGTTTATCTGTAGCTCTTGGAATCCGAGATGGATTAGAAACACCATTCATTAAAAAGTCCATTGATTTATCTGACGGAAAAAATGGTGATGAAGGAGGGGTTGCCATCTTAAGAGCAAATAGTACAAAAAGAGAGCTTAGTTTGGTGATGAAATATTCGGCTCAAGGCTTAAGTCATGGGCATTACGACAAATTATCTTTTTCTTTATACGAAGGAGGGAATGAAGTGATTCAAGATTATGGAATGACACGTTTTGTAAATATACAACAAAAGGGTGGCGGTAATTATTTAAAAGAGAATACCACATGGGCAAAACAAACTATTGCTCATAATACTATAAATCAAGATGAAACATCGCATTTTGGTGGTGAATTTGAAACGGGAAGTTTGCATCATTCTGAAAAATATGTGTTTGATGTTTCTAATCCCAATCTGCAAATTATAAGTGCTAAAGAAGAAAATGCGTACCCAGGCACTAAAATGCATAGAACTATGGTGCTTATAAAAGAGGCGTCTTTCGAGAACCCATATCTTCTTGATATTATTAAAATTAATGCAGAACATGAGCATCAATATGATTTACCTTATTATTATTTAGGGCAATTAATGACCACAAATTTTGATTATATAATACCTGAAACTTTAAAACCTTTAGGAACTAAAAATGGGTATCAACATTTATGGAATGAGGCTGAAGGCAAATCGGAAACAAGTAATGCAAAAGTTTCTTGGTTCAATAAACAACGTTTTTATACACTTACATCGTTAGTTTCAAATGAAGATGACTTAATATTAGTAAGAACAGGGGCTAACGATCCCGATTTTAACCTAAGAAGAGATCCTGGGTTTATCATCAGAAAAAAAAATAACAAAGACACTTACTTCATCAGCTTGATAGAATCGCACGGACATTACGATCCCGTTAGTGAAATAGCCACCAATGCATTTAGTAACATCCTAAATTTAAATATGATATTCAGTAATGATGAATATTTAGTAATAAGTATTGAAACTAAAAATGAACAAAAAAGCTTGTTTTTGTTTTCAATAAAAGACAATTTAAAAACTAGTAAACATCAAATAAAAACACAAGATAAAACCTATGAATGGGTGGGTGCTTATCAATTAATTAAAAATTATTAA
- a CDS encoding Nramp family divalent metal transporter has translation MKKIIAIVLGFGPGIFAIGYTIGTGSVTSMIVAGSKFGMQLLWVLLLSCFFSGVLMFAYGNYALITGETALYGFKKHLKFGKVLAILIIVGITFGQWNSLMGILGISSNIIYEILAINYEGIVAYKYETVLAIAVLVIVIFYALMLVGKYTFFEKILVIFVTLMGLSFIISLFFVQPLPIDVVKGLIPTIPEVPGGKMLVAAFVGTTMASATFLSRPLFVKGKGWTIKNLDQQKKDSITAAILIFIISGTIMAVACGALYHQGKVVTQVLDMANTLEPVAGNLAVSIFFFGALSAGLSSIFPCLLIAPLLVADYQSGELDTNSKQFRIITAIACMVALIGPLLGTNPIQIQILSQVFNVFVLPIVVLGIILMVNNKKIMDGYKTGMAVNLGLFSAFIFSCIISYNGVLGLLEYF, from the coding sequence TTGAAAAAAATTATTGCGATTGTTTTGGGTTTTGGTCCGGGCATTTTTGCAATAGGTTATACTATTGGTACAGGTAGTGTTACTTCCATGATTGTAGCAGGAAGTAAATTTGGTATGCAGCTGTTGTGGGTTCTTTTATTAAGCTGTTTTTTTTCAGGAGTGCTCATGTTTGCCTATGGTAATTATGCCTTAATTACAGGTGAAACGGCACTTTATGGTTTTAAAAAGCATTTAAAGTTTGGAAAGGTTTTAGCTATTTTAATTATTGTTGGTATCACTTTTGGACAATGGAATTCACTCATGGGGATTTTAGGAATTTCTTCCAATATTATCTATGAAATTTTAGCCATTAATTATGAAGGTATCGTGGCATATAAATATGAAACTGTATTAGCTATAGCCGTTTTAGTAATTGTTATTTTTTATGCCCTCATGCTAGTCGGTAAATATACTTTCTTTGAAAAAATTCTGGTCATTTTCGTTACGTTGATGGGGTTGTCTTTTATTATTTCTCTCTTTTTTGTGCAACCACTTCCAATAGATGTTGTTAAAGGATTAATACCAACCATTCCAGAAGTACCAGGAGGTAAAATGTTAGTAGCCGCTTTTGTTGGAACGACTATGGCTTCAGCAACGTTTTTATCAAGACCGCTTTTTGTAAAAGGAAAGGGATGGACAATCAAAAATTTAGATCAACAAAAGAAGGATTCAATTACCGCAGCCATATTAATTTTTATAATTAGCGGAACTATTATGGCAGTTGCCTGCGGAGCTTTGTATCATCAAGGTAAAGTTGTAACACAAGTGTTAGATATGGCGAATACGTTAGAGCCCGTAGCCGGTAATTTGGCGGTCAGCATTTTCTTTTTTGGAGCTTTAAGTGCGGGATTATCTTCTATTTTTCCATGCTTATTAATTGCACCTTTATTGGTAGCCGATTACCAATCGGGTGAATTAGATACCAATTCTAAGCAATTTAGAATTATTACAGCCATTGCGTGTATGGTTGCTTTAATTGGCCCATTATTGGGAACTAATCCAATACAAATTCAAATTTTGTCGCAAGTTTTTAATGTGTTTGTTTTACCTATTGTGGTACTTGGAATCATCTTAATGGTCAATAATAAAAAAATAATGGATGGTTATAAAACGGGTATGGCAGTAAATTTAGGCTTATTTTCTGCATTTATTTTTTCCTGTATTATTTCATATAATGGTGTTTTAGGCTTGTTAGAGTATTTCTAA